Proteins from a single region of Antechinus flavipes isolate AdamAnt ecotype Samford, QLD, Australia chromosome 2, AdamAnt_v2, whole genome shotgun sequence:
- the DDIT4 gene encoding DNA damage-inducible transcript 4 protein produces MPGLWDRFSSSSSRPSSPEQPQQLPAWATAARGEGLGRCASLESSDCESLDSRNSGFGPEEDTEYLDEVSLPDFDLLSDPEDEHLCSSLMQLLQETLSQAKLGSKRPARLLMPSQLVAQVGKELLRLAYSEPCGLRGALLDICVEQGKSCHSVEQLAVDPSLVPTFQLTLVLRLDSRLWPKIQGLFSAGPSSFTPGFSQSLSLSTGFRVIKKKLYSSEQLLIEEC; encoded by the exons ATGCCAGGGCTTTGGGATcgattttcctcctcttcctcgcGGCCGTCCTCTCCGGAGCAGCCGCAGCAGCTCCCGGCCTGGGCGACGGCGGCCCGAGGAGAAGGGCTAGGCCGCTGCGCGAGTCTGGAGAGCTCCGACTGCGAATCATTGGACAGCCGCAACAGTGGCTTCGGCCCGGAGGAAG ATACGGAATACCTGGACGAAGTGTCGCTTCCCGACTTCGACCTGCTCAGTGATCCCGAGGACGAGCATCTCTGCAGCAGTCTGATGCAGCTGCTCCAGGAGACCCTGAGCCAGGCCAAGCTGGGCAGCAAGCGCCCGGCCCGCCTTCTTATGCCCAGTCAGCTGGTGGCCCAGGTGGGCAAGGAGCTCCTGCGCCTGGCCTACAGCGAGCCCTGCGGCCTGCGGGGGGCCCTGCTGGACATCTGCGTGGAGCAGGGCAAGAGCTGCCACAGCGTGGAGCAGCTGGCCGTGGACCCCAGCTTGGTGCCCACCTTCCAGCTGACCCTGGTGCTGAGATTGGATTCTCGCCTCTGGCCCAAGATCCAGGGACTTTTCAGCGCCGGGCCGTCCTCCTTCACCCCTGGCTTCAGCCAGTCCCTTAGTCTGAGCACCGGTTTCCGGGTCATTAAGAAGAAACTGTACAGTTCGGAACAGCTCCTCATCGAAGAGTGCTGA